A stretch of Cytophagales bacterium DNA encodes these proteins:
- a CDS encoding UvrD-helicase domain-containing protein, whose protein sequence is MSDTENFFSQDKSFVVYRASAGSGKTFTLTLEYLKLALEQPQAFRKILGVTFTNKATEEMKTRILQVLKDISSGEDHPMVPLLLEALDLPDRQALKLRGQEALIQILHHYGQFSIVTIDSFFHQVIRSFAREMGLQGTFAIDLDIDKVIQEVIDLMLAEVGNEDKKELRGWLTQFAESKVEEGKAWDFRGDITALARELMKDHFKPFARQVLALGEEKGFFGKLIKDLHQEQRAFERKCDQYCQTGLEAIQSAGGIDQFSRKASGPAGLFLKVSQKDYTISDGRRNALGEPTKWLTKDGMKNAALQDTLTTRILPVYKDLIHYIDEQMEEYQSIGEVLRHFYAFGILTALDKKLQDYRDEKDVMLIADLPDFLRLIIDESDTPYIYEKIGGYYSNYLIDEFQDTSGFQWNNFKPLVKNSADTGDKSLVVGDTKQSIYRWRGGNWKLLNGSVAQDVGEHHVRFEGLGVNWRSAAEIVQFNNWFFGNLKTFAEAYFGEVPDEGQALLEQVIAVYDGVSQEVARKEVAGLVQIQYLEEENWQETSIAKTIALVEDLQRQGYQLRDMAILTRTQREGKRIADAFMLHKSSSEADDELKYDVVSSEALYLYSSHAVKFLISMITWLNQEKNTIALAEWVHEYRRFVKHSETGLHEIFGNVNEWAQVVPPAFVEQKNYLKRLPLYELVESLVRIFELNELHEEYTYIQGFQDAVLDYSKNERGDIPSFLIWWDNVRKERAIQVADQNDAIKILTLHKSKGLEFPIVIIPFLNWKLDHDAYSKDEILWVQPPEHEILERLPVVPLKYSSKMESTYWHEAYWEEKINAFLDSVNLLYVAFTRSVDALYVFGEMPKTARIAHIGQLTKQILDGAEAWNEGTLTYTRGTLPTREVEPSISLEYGLIAYPSHSWRGKVAVQMKGAAELSDRDFEAQKAGIDWHSELARIETYAEGEQYDVSAPVLTLIQSSACRPFFEKVDEVKMEVPVLLPGGVYYRIDRLIRKGDTWYVIDFKTGEPKNADQHQVRRYMEILQSMGFNDLKGVLIYLDPIDVKEVA, encoded by the coding sequence GTGAGCGACACAGAAAACTTTTTCAGTCAAGACAAGTCCTTTGTGGTGTATCGCGCTTCTGCGGGTTCGGGCAAGACGTTTACCTTGACGTTGGAATATTTGAAGTTGGCCCTGGAACAGCCTCAGGCATTTCGTAAAATACTTGGGGTGACCTTCACCAATAAGGCTACGGAGGAAATGAAGACCCGTATCCTACAGGTATTGAAAGATATCAGCTCCGGCGAGGATCATCCAATGGTGCCTTTGCTCTTAGAAGCATTGGACCTTCCGGATCGGCAAGCACTCAAATTAAGAGGGCAGGAGGCGCTGATCCAGATCTTGCATCACTATGGTCAGTTTTCGATTGTAACCATAGATAGTTTTTTCCATCAGGTCATTCGATCTTTTGCCAGAGAAATGGGTTTGCAAGGCACTTTTGCGATCGATCTGGACATTGATAAAGTCATACAGGAGGTGATCGACCTCATGCTGGCCGAGGTAGGTAACGAAGATAAAAAAGAACTACGGGGCTGGCTGACGCAATTTGCAGAGTCAAAAGTAGAAGAAGGCAAAGCCTGGGACTTCAGAGGAGACATCACCGCATTGGCCCGTGAGCTGATGAAAGATCATTTCAAGCCATTTGCACGTCAGGTACTGGCTCTGGGAGAGGAAAAAGGCTTTTTCGGCAAGCTGATCAAAGACCTGCATCAGGAACAACGTGCATTTGAGAGGAAATGCGATCAATATTGTCAGACTGGTCTGGAGGCCATTCAGTCGGCTGGGGGAATTGATCAGTTCAGTCGCAAAGCCAGCGGACCAGCAGGATTATTCCTCAAAGTCAGTCAAAAGGACTACACGATTTCTGATGGTCGTCGAAATGCATTGGGTGAACCCACCAAGTGGCTGACCAAAGACGGAATGAAAAATGCCGCATTGCAGGATACACTCACGACCAGGATCCTGCCGGTTTATAAAGATCTGATCCATTACATTGATGAGCAGATGGAAGAATACCAATCCATCGGAGAGGTTTTACGGCATTTCTATGCTTTTGGTATCTTGACAGCACTCGATAAAAAATTGCAGGACTATCGGGATGAAAAGGATGTGATGCTTATTGCAGACTTGCCGGACTTCCTACGGCTGATCATTGACGAAAGTGACACGCCCTATATCTATGAGAAAATCGGGGGGTATTATAGCAACTATCTGATTGATGAGTTTCAAGATACCTCAGGATTTCAATGGAACAATTTCAAACCTCTGGTCAAGAATAGTGCCGATACGGGGGATAAAAGCCTGGTGGTCGGGGATACGAAGCAATCGATCTATCGTTGGCGTGGCGGCAATTGGAAGCTACTCAATGGAAGTGTAGCTCAGGATGTGGGCGAGCATCATGTACGCTTCGAAGGGTTAGGAGTCAATTGGCGCAGCGCGGCGGAGATTGTACAATTCAACAACTGGTTTTTCGGGAATCTGAAAACTTTTGCAGAAGCCTATTTTGGAGAAGTGCCTGATGAAGGCCAGGCTTTGTTGGAGCAGGTGATTGCTGTGTATGACGGGGTATCGCAGGAGGTCGCTCGAAAAGAAGTAGCGGGCCTGGTGCAGATCCAGTACCTGGAAGAAGAAAACTGGCAAGAGACTTCTATTGCCAAAACCATCGCATTGGTAGAAGACCTACAGCGTCAGGGATATCAACTTCGGGACATGGCTATCCTGACCCGAACACAGCGTGAAGGAAAACGAATAGCAGATGCCTTCATGCTACATAAATCCTCGTCCGAAGCTGATGATGAGTTGAAGTACGATGTAGTAAGTTCTGAAGCATTGTATCTCTACTCCAGCCATGCTGTGAAGTTCCTGATCAGCATGATCACCTGGCTGAATCAGGAGAAAAACACAATTGCCCTGGCGGAATGGGTACATGAGTACCGCAGATTTGTAAAACATTCCGAAACCGGATTACATGAAATATTTGGAAACGTAAACGAATGGGCACAGGTGGTTCCTCCTGCTTTTGTTGAACAAAAGAATTACCTCAAAAGGCTGCCACTGTATGAATTAGTGGAGTCCCTCGTTCGGATTTTTGAGTTAAATGAACTGCACGAAGAATACACTTACATTCAGGGATTTCAGGATGCGGTGCTCGACTATTCCAAAAATGAGCGTGGAGATATCCCGTCCTTCCTGATCTGGTGGGACAATGTGCGGAAAGAACGTGCCATTCAGGTAGCCGATCAAAATGATGCGATCAAGATCTTAACACTGCACAAATCCAAAGGTCTGGAATTTCCGATTGTCATCATTCCGTTCCTTAATTGGAAATTGGATCATGATGCTTACTCGAAAGATGAAATCTTATGGGTTCAACCTCCTGAACATGAGATATTGGAACGCCTTCCCGTAGTGCCACTGAAATATTCTAGCAAAATGGAATCCACGTATTGGCATGAGGCTTATTGGGAAGAAAAGATTAATGCCTTTCTGGATAGTGTGAATCTGCTCTATGTCGCTTTTACTCGATCCGTGGATGCCTTGTATGTCTTTGGGGAGATGCCCAAGACCGCCCGAATTGCACATATAGGGCAATTGACGAAACAAATTCTGGATGGGGCAGAAGCCTGGAATGAAGGCACCCTGACCTATACCAGGGGAACATTGCCCACCAGAGAGGTGGAACCTTCCATTTCGCTTGAGTATGGTTTGATCGCCTATCCTTCTCATTCCTGGCGCGGAAAAGTAGCAGTACAAATGAAAGGCGCAGCTGAGTTAAGTGATCGAGATTTTGAAGCCCAAAAAGCGGGGATAGACTGGCATTCGGAACTTGCCAGAATCGAGACTTATGCTGAAGGGGAACAATACGATGTTTCAGCACCTGTTTTGACCTTGATCCAATCATCAGCATGTCGTCCATTCTTCGAAAAGGTAGACGAGGTAAAAATGGAAGTGCCGGTTCTTTTACCTGGAGGTGTATATTATCGGATTGATCGATTAATTCGAAAAGGGGATACCTGGTATGTCATTGATTTCAAGACGGGTGAGCCCAAAAATGCCGATCAACACCAAGTTCGTCGCTACATGGAAATTCTACAATCCATGGGATTTAATGACCTTAAAGGCGTGTTGATCTATCTTGATCCGATCGATGTAAAAGAAGTGGCCTGA
- a CDS encoding energy transducer TonB → MKLLSTIIIVCLAISVSFANGIENKKNEGEKESAKVVNVEEVLKANPYPKELRALGIEGEVMVSFWLDTKGAVKKYRVEQSSHVKLEEYIIENVDKFRFTPAKNENGKAIYSRIKVPFIFELSI, encoded by the coding sequence ATGAAACTACTCAGCACAATCATTATCGTCTGTCTCGCTATCAGTGTTTCTTTCGCCAATGGGATTGAAAACAAGAAGAACGAAGGTGAAAAAGAAAGTGCGAAGGTTGTTAATGTAGAAGAGGTCCTGAAGGCAAATCCTTATCCTAAAGAATTAAGAGCGTTAGGTATTGAAGGGGAGGTAATGGTTTCTTTCTGGCTGGACACAAAAGGCGCTGTTAAAAAATACAGAGTCGAACAATCCTCGCACGTTAAACTGGAGGAGTACATCATTGAGAACGTCGATAAGTTCCGATTTACACCTGCCAAGAATGAGAATGGCAAAGCGATTTATTCAAGAATTAAGGTACCATTCATATTTGAATTAAGTATTTAA
- a CDS encoding M20 family metallo-hydrolase, with protein MKQLYDDSLALLKQLIATPSMSKEEDETAQILAEFLKGHGVEFHRSGNNIWAQNKEYQEGKLTILLNSHHDTVKPNKGYTKNPFTPVIEEGKLYGLGSNDAGGCLVSLIATFLHFYEQEIPFNLVLAATAEEENSGRGGVESILSELGQLDYGIIGEPTEMNMAVAEKGLMVLDCKAQGVAGHAARDIGKNAIYEALKDIEWFRTYQYPVTSEYLGPIKMSVTQIQSGYQHNVIPDSCEFVVDVRTTDAYTNEEVLSTVQEHVSCEVKARSTRLRPSQMPEGSPIRNAGEVLGIKVFGSPTTSDQAVIPIPTIKMGPGRSERSHTPDEFIYLQEIENGIVGYIRLLEELKSNV; from the coding sequence ATGAAACAATTGTATGACGATTCGTTGGCCCTATTGAAGCAACTGATAGCCACGCCAAGCATGAGTAAGGAAGAGGATGAAACGGCTCAAATTCTGGCCGAATTTCTTAAAGGGCATGGAGTGGAATTTCATCGTTCTGGGAATAATATCTGGGCTCAAAATAAAGAATATCAGGAAGGAAAATTGACCATTTTGCTCAATTCCCATCACGATACGGTAAAACCCAATAAAGGCTATACCAAGAATCCATTTACACCTGTCATAGAAGAAGGTAAGCTTTATGGATTGGGAAGCAATGATGCCGGAGGATGTCTAGTCAGCTTGATCGCTACTTTCCTTCATTTTTATGAGCAGGAGATTCCTTTTAACCTGGTGCTTGCCGCTACAGCGGAAGAAGAGAATTCCGGTCGGGGAGGAGTTGAGTCCATTTTGTCGGAATTGGGGCAATTGGATTACGGGATCATCGGGGAACCTACTGAAATGAACATGGCCGTTGCTGAAAAAGGCCTGATGGTCCTGGATTGTAAAGCCCAGGGTGTAGCCGGACATGCAGCACGAGACATTGGGAAAAATGCCATTTATGAGGCTTTAAAAGACATTGAATGGTTCCGAACCTATCAATATCCGGTGACTTCCGAATATTTGGGGCCCATCAAAATGTCGGTCACACAGATCCAATCCGGGTACCAACACAATGTGATTCCTGATAGTTGCGAATTTGTGGTGGATGTGAGAACTACTGATGCTTATACCAATGAGGAGGTTTTATCCACGGTACAGGAGCATGTGTCCTGCGAAGTAAAGGCCAGGTCTACGCGATTACGCCCTTCACAGATGCCTGAAGGAAGTCCAATTCGAAATGCTGGGGAGGTGTTGGGAATTAAGGTTTTTGGTTCACCTACCACATCGGATCAGGCGGTGATCCCTATTCCTACCATCAAAATGGGACCAGGACGATCAGAGCGTTCCCATACTCCGGACGAATTTATTTACCTGCAGGAAATTGAGAACGGAATCGTTGGGTATATTCGATTGTTGGAAGAATTGAAGAGTAATGTGTAA
- a CDS encoding aminotransferase class III-fold pyridoxal phosphate-dependent enzyme, producing MNPIDVYPVYDITPHKAEGAYVWDDQGTKYLDFYGGHAVISIGHTHPHYVQRINDQLGRLGFYSNSIRMPIQQELATKLGELSGYADYDVFFCNSGAEATENAIKAAGFSQPEKSKIIVFEKGFHGRTSMAVSCTDNKKVQTQFDNHQDIIRLPLNDLESLKANFNDQICAVMVEGMLGIGGIHVPSKEFLAAIRSLCDEHGAVMILDEIQSGYGRSGVFFAHQLQDVKADVVTMAKGMGNGFPIGGVLVSPEMTRWKGMLGSTFGGNHLACAAGLAVLEVMEKENLLTNAQEKGAYLKQELSKIEQVKEIRGAGLMLGLVMDQPVADIRKSLVFDHQVFTGSSSEPNVLRLLPPLSIDDHDCDQFLEAFRKVLAS from the coding sequence ATGAATCCAATTGACGTTTATCCGGTCTACGATATCACTCCTCATAAAGCAGAAGGAGCTTATGTTTGGGATGATCAGGGCACGAAATACCTGGATTTCTACGGAGGGCATGCTGTAATTTCTATCGGTCACACCCATCCCCACTATGTCCAGCGGATCAATGATCAGTTGGGGAGACTCGGTTTTTACTCGAACTCCATCAGGATGCCTATTCAGCAAGAGCTTGCTACAAAACTTGGTGAGCTTTCGGGATATGCTGATTATGACGTGTTTTTCTGTAATTCCGGAGCGGAGGCCACAGAAAATGCGATCAAGGCTGCGGGATTTAGTCAGCCTGAAAAGTCGAAGATCATCGTATTTGAGAAAGGATTTCATGGGCGTACCTCCATGGCCGTGAGCTGCACGGACAACAAGAAAGTACAGACCCAGTTCGATAATCATCAGGACATTATTAGACTACCATTGAATGACCTTGAATCTCTTAAGGCAAATTTCAATGATCAGATCTGCGCAGTGATGGTCGAAGGTATGCTCGGGATTGGAGGAATTCATGTGCCATCGAAGGAATTTTTAGCAGCCATCCGAAGCCTATGTGATGAACACGGGGCTGTCATGATCCTGGATGAGATCCAGTCCGGATACGGTCGTAGCGGGGTATTTTTTGCACATCAATTGCAGGATGTGAAAGCGGATGTCGTCACCATGGCTAAAGGAATGGGCAATGGTTTCCCGATAGGCGGTGTGTTGGTCAGTCCTGAAATGACCCGTTGGAAAGGGATGCTAGGTAGTACGTTCGGAGGAAATCACCTGGCTTGCGCTGCTGGTTTGGCTGTGTTGGAAGTAATGGAAAAAGAAAATTTACTGACGAATGCACAGGAAAAAGGAGCGTACCTGAAACAGGAATTGTCCAAGATTGAGCAGGTGAAAGAAATTCGAGGAGCAGGGCTGATGCTGGGGCTGGTCATGGATCAGCCGGTTGCTGACATCCGCAAGTCCCTTGTTTTTGACCATCAGGTCTTTACAGGTTCGTCTTCCGAGCCTAATGTATTGCGATTATTACCCCCGTTAAGTATTGATGATCACGATTGTGATCAGTTTTTAGAAGCTTTTCGAAAAGTACTGGCTTCATAA
- the proC gene encoding pyrroline-5-carboxylate reductase produces MEKLTIIGAGNLGIAIAKGVVNAGLLEASNVVLTRRNLQHLDALKQEGFQVSDNNLTAIERATFVVLCVQPKQLESVLEEINPALVDQVLVSVITGVSVELIAAKVDSGTAIVRAMPNTAVAIGESMTCICSSNEVSKAVEQQVVQIFESLGEVLVIEERLMKAATVLGASGIAFFMRYLRAATQGGIEMGFHPEEAQQIAVQTAKGAASLIISQGNHPEVEIDRVTTPQGCTIAGLNEMEHQGFSSALIKGLLTSFEKINSISS; encoded by the coding sequence ATGGAAAAACTAACCATCATCGGGGCAGGGAATCTCGGTATCGCGATCGCTAAAGGCGTTGTGAATGCAGGCCTACTTGAAGCAAGTAATGTTGTGCTAACCCGTAGAAATCTACAGCATCTGGATGCGTTGAAACAAGAGGGGTTTCAGGTGTCAGACAATAATCTAACAGCCATAGAAAGGGCAACCTTTGTGGTCCTATGTGTACAACCCAAACAATTGGAAAGCGTACTGGAAGAGATCAATCCAGCGCTTGTTGATCAAGTATTGGTTTCTGTGATCACGGGAGTTTCAGTGGAACTTATCGCCGCGAAGGTGGATTCCGGAACAGCCATCGTTCGGGCGATGCCCAATACGGCGGTAGCCATTGGCGAGTCCATGACTTGTATTTGTAGCTCCAACGAAGTTTCGAAAGCAGTTGAACAGCAAGTGGTACAAATATTCGAATCTTTAGGCGAAGTACTCGTCATTGAAGAGCGATTGATGAAAGCCGCTACGGTATTGGGGGCCAGTGGGATAGCCTTTTTTATGAGATACCTGCGAGCCGCCACGCAAGGAGGAATAGAGATGGGCTTCCATCCCGAAGAAGCTCAGCAAATTGCAGTACAAACTGCCAAAGGGGCTGCTAGCCTCATCATCTCTCAGGGCAATCATCCCGAAGTAGAGATCGATCGGGTGACTACCCCTCAGGGTTGTACCATTGCTGGCCTCAATGAAATGGAACATCAGGGTTTCAGTTCCGCCCTCATCAAAGGCCTCTTGACCTCTTTTGAAAAGATCAACAGCATTAGTTCATGA
- a CDS encoding N-acetylornithine carbamoyltransferase: MRNFLSVNDAPNVPELVAKAAQMKANPFGFEALGRRKTLGLLFFNPSLRTRISTVKAAQNLGMETIVMNVTQDSWQLETEDGAVMDGGKAEHVKEAAAVIGSYCDVLAVRSFPGLVDREEDYQEKILQAFVQYSGKPVINMESATLHPLQSLTDLLTIEEFKKVERAKIVLSWAPHVKPLPQAVSNSFAQWVNHTNHELVIAAPEGMELSTEYAGKAEVLNDQAVALDGAHFVYAKNWSSYQHYGQIADHPDWIIDQTKMNLTQEAFFMHCLPVRRNVVVSDEVMDSDQAIHIQQASNRTWAAQAVLHSILEKL, encoded by the coding sequence ATGAGAAATTTTCTATCTGTCAACGATGCACCGAATGTGCCCGAATTAGTAGCGAAAGCTGCTCAAATGAAAGCCAACCCCTTTGGATTTGAAGCATTAGGAAGGCGGAAAACATTGGGATTACTTTTCTTCAATCCCAGTTTGCGGACTCGCATCAGTACAGTTAAGGCAGCTCAGAACCTGGGTATGGAGACCATCGTGATGAATGTTACACAGGATTCCTGGCAGCTGGAAACGGAAGACGGAGCGGTGATGGATGGAGGAAAAGCGGAACACGTCAAGGAAGCTGCCGCGGTGATTGGAAGTTATTGTGATGTTCTGGCGGTACGGTCCTTTCCGGGGTTAGTAGATCGAGAGGAAGACTATCAGGAAAAGATCCTGCAGGCATTTGTGCAATATTCGGGTAAGCCGGTCATCAACATGGAGTCTGCTACGTTGCACCCACTCCAGTCATTGACGGATCTGTTGACCATCGAAGAATTCAAAAAAGTGGAAAGAGCCAAAATAGTCTTGAGTTGGGCGCCTCATGTGAAGCCGCTACCACAGGCGGTTTCCAATTCGTTTGCTCAATGGGTAAACCACACCAATCATGAGTTGGTCATTGCTGCACCTGAAGGAATGGAGTTGTCAACTGAATATGCTGGGAAAGCGGAAGTGCTAAATGATCAGGCTGTGGCATTGGATGGTGCTCATTTTGTCTATGCCAAGAACTGGAGCAGCTACCAGCATTATGGGCAAATAGCGGATCATCCGGATTGGATCATTGATCAAACAAAAATGAACCTGACGCAGGAGGCATTTTTCATGCATTGTTTGCCTGTACGTCGAAATGTGGTCGTGAGTGATGAGGTCATGGACAGTGATCAGGCCATCCATATTCAACAAGCTTCAAATCGTACCTGGGCGGCGCAGGCCGTTCTCCATTCCATACTTGAAAAACTATGA
- the argB gene encoding acetylglutamate kinase, whose product MSTEPIYIVKTGGAILEDSYKSQQLLNAFSEVEGPKILVHGGGRRASSLAEKLGVKAPLIEGRRITDDDMLEVAVMVYGGLMNKQLVAELQARGVNALGLTGADGNLIKAHKRAVKAGIDYGWAGDVDQVNTEFLSLLFERGFAPVLAAITHDKMGQLLNTNADTIATQVGLALAKSHEVHLIFLFEQPGVMESLENPDSLITSINARSYRKLKEAKKIHSGMIPKLDNAFAALDKGVKSVRIGQYDRLGDIINNQQNFTLISS is encoded by the coding sequence ATGAGTACCGAACCAATATACATCGTAAAAACCGGAGGAGCGATCCTTGAAGATAGTTACAAGTCACAACAGTTACTAAATGCTTTTTCGGAGGTGGAAGGACCCAAGATCCTGGTGCACGGCGGAGGTCGCAGAGCTTCCTCTTTGGCAGAAAAACTGGGTGTAAAAGCACCGTTGATCGAAGGGCGTAGAATCACGGATGATGACATGCTTGAGGTGGCGGTGATGGTCTATGGAGGACTCATGAATAAGCAACTTGTCGCTGAATTGCAGGCAAGAGGTGTAAATGCCCTCGGACTTACTGGTGCAGACGGTAACTTGATCAAGGCGCATAAAAGAGCGGTCAAGGCGGGTATTGATTATGGATGGGCAGGTGATGTGGATCAGGTGAATACCGAATTCCTGAGTTTGCTTTTTGAGCGTGGATTTGCACCCGTTCTAGCTGCTATTACACATGATAAGATGGGGCAATTATTGAATACCAATGCGGATACCATTGCCACCCAGGTGGGCTTAGCCCTGGCTAAATCTCATGAGGTTCATCTCATTTTCCTTTTTGAGCAGCCGGGTGTAATGGAAAGTCTGGAGAATCCTGATTCATTGATCACAAGTATCAATGCTCGATCTTATCGCAAGTTGAAAGAAGCTAAAAAGATCCATAGTGGAATGATCCCGAAATTAGACAATGCATTTGCTGCGCTGGACAAGGGAGTGAAAAGCGTCAGAATAGGACAGTATGATCGCCTGGGCGATATCATCAATAATCAACAAAACTTTACCCTTATTTCCTCATGA
- the argH gene encoding argininosuccinate lyase — translation MKLWQKGEDINELFERFTIGQDQELDLYLAAYDVQGCIAHARMLGKIGILTELEVSGLVNELEVIGEVIAHGDFKIEAGIEDVHSQIELMLTQKLGDLGKKIHTGRSRNDQVLTALKLFARAELRQVADRMIFLFDTLLTKSEQYKNVLMPGYTHMQIAMPSSFGLWFGAYAESLVDDMIMLKSAHQITNKNPLGSAAGYGSSFPVDRDFTTEDLSFQEPNHNVVYAQMTRGKMEKSVAMAISSIAGTLGKLAMDICMFSGQNFDFFKVPVQFTTGSSIMPHKHNPDGFELLRGKANQLQALPYELTLITNNLPSGYHRDLQQLKERFIPAFDQVKDCLDMASLMLKDIAVADGIVDDPKYDLIFSVELVNELVQDGTPFRDAYQQVGKLIAEGKYDPPKKLNHTHLGSIGNLGNDRIRQSFMNEFAYFERVG, via the coding sequence ATGAAACTTTGGCAAAAAGGAGAAGACATTAACGAACTGTTTGAACGGTTCACTATAGGACAAGACCAGGAACTGGACCTTTATCTGGCGGCCTATGATGTCCAGGGATGTATTGCACATGCACGGATGCTGGGAAAGATTGGCATTCTGACAGAGCTGGAGGTCAGTGGTCTGGTAAATGAGCTGGAAGTAATTGGTGAGGTCATTGCTCATGGTGATTTCAAAATAGAAGCTGGAATTGAGGATGTTCATTCTCAAATTGAGCTGATGCTAACTCAAAAGTTAGGAGACCTGGGAAAAAAAATCCATACTGGACGTTCTAGAAATGATCAGGTACTGACCGCCTTGAAACTATTTGCGCGTGCGGAGCTTCGGCAAGTAGCCGATCGAATGATTTTTCTATTCGATACGCTGTTGACAAAAAGTGAACAGTATAAAAACGTATTGATGCCAGGCTACACACACATGCAAATTGCTATGCCGTCTTCTTTTGGTTTATGGTTTGGTGCTTATGCTGAAAGCCTGGTGGATGACATGATCATGCTCAAAAGTGCGCACCAGATCACCAATAAAAACCCACTCGGCTCTGCTGCAGGATATGGTTCTTCATTTCCAGTTGATCGGGATTTTACTACTGAGGACTTGTCTTTTCAGGAGCCCAATCACAATGTGGTATATGCGCAAATGACCCGCGGCAAAATGGAGAAGTCCGTAGCAATGGCCATAAGTTCGATTGCCGGAACCCTGGGAAAACTGGCCATGGATATTTGCATGTTCAGTGGACAGAATTTTGACTTCTTCAAAGTTCCGGTACAATTCACAACAGGTAGTAGCATCATGCCTCACAAGCACAATCCTGATGGTTTCGAATTGCTGCGTGGCAAAGCCAATCAATTGCAAGCATTGCCTTATGAATTGACCTTGATTACCAATAACCTGCCTTCCGGTTATCATCGTGATCTGCAACAGCTGAAAGAACGTTTCATTCCAGCATTTGATCAAGTGAAAGATTGCTTGGACATGGCCTCTTTGATGCTTAAGGATATCGCTGTGGCCGATGGTATTGTAGATGACCCTAAATACGACTTAATTTTCAGTGTCGAACTGGTAAATGAATTGGTACAGGATGGAACTCCATTTAGAGATGCTTATCAACAAGTCGGTAAACTCATTGCTGAAGGAAAATATGATCCTCCGAAAAAACTCAATCATACCCATTTGGGTAGTATTGGGAACCTGGGCAACGACCGCATCCGCCAGAGCTTCATGAATGAGTTTGCGTATTTTGAGAGAGTAGGCTAA